One genomic segment of Flavobacteriaceae bacterium includes these proteins:
- a CDS encoding DUF2442 domain-containing protein, with protein MKLIWITNAQYLSDYKINLTFNDGLNGVVDLKNSIKGEVFKPLKNIDYFKQFKKNSWTIEWDCEVDFAPEFLYRLTERTKG; from the coding sequence ATGAAATTAATTTGGATTACAAATGCACAATATTTATCTGATTATAAAATTAATTTAACGTTTAATGATGGATTAAATGGAGTAGTTGATTTGAAAAATTCTATTAAAGGTGAAGTTTTTAAGCCTTTAAAGAACATTGATTATTTTAAGCAGTTTAAGAAAAATAGCTGGACAATTGAGTGGGATTGTGAAGTTGACTTTGCTCCTGAATTTTTATACCGGTTAACTGAAAGGACTAAAGGTTAA